From Zingiber officinale cultivar Zhangliang chromosome 5B, Zo_v1.1, whole genome shotgun sequence, the proteins below share one genomic window:
- the LOC121987866 gene encoding uncharacterized protein LOC121987866, with protein MAKESSYPPAPIPYQAGGGAAPVFVAYRSFRCQRQVPLLLKENHKPNLGARIAESTGQTAAECTAVVCCCPCGLANLVYLAAVKLPAGIVRRALCGAGGMTRRGVGFVRKRPGLLMNNRVLPFDGDGDDDGINFHATRSLVRLRDDAACPTKMASPELAALEKELSSRFYGTGFWRSPSRKE; from the coding sequence ATGGCGAAGGAGTCATCTTATCCTCCTGCGCCCATTCCTTACCAAGCCGGAGGAGGAGCTGCCCCAGTCTTCGTTGCCTATCGGTCCTTCCGGTGCCAGCGGCAGGTACCGCTCCTCTTGAAGGAAAACCATAAGCCGAATCTGGGCGCACGGATCGCGGAGTCGACCGGGCAAACCGCGGCGGAGTGCACCGCCGTCGTCTGTTGCTGCCCGTGCGGCCTAGCGAACCTCGTCTATCTGGCGGCCGTGAAGCTGCCGGCGGGGATCGTGCGGCGGGCGCTATGCGGAGCCGGCGGAATGACTCGCCGTGGCGTCGGGTTTGTGAGGAAGAGGCCCGGACTTCTGATGAATAACAGAGTCCTTCCATTTGATGGCGATGGCGACGACGACGGCATCAACTTCCACGCTACCAGGTCGTTGGTGAGGTTGAGGGATGATGCGGCGTGCCCTACGAAGATGGCCTCGCCGGAGCTGGCGGCGTTGGAGAAGGAGCTGTCGTCGAGGTTCTATGGAACCGGATTTTGGAGAAGCCCTTCGCGGAAGGAGTAA
- the LOC121985969 gene encoding myosin-binding protein 7-like produces the protein MLHVLPETMESQEPAPLPLERGEGGAEAGSGTCAYACLCCRSASSPSFSWSLSMKRKLEGMDDDAPGDDEAGAGVAKVAMEIEVEALRQALINHHQAVQKLQVELEEERNAAASSATEAMSMILRLQREKAESLMEARQFKRFAEGKMAHNQQEIAALEDLLFKRDQAIEALSRALQAYRQRLHSHGIYIDGDAPPSHEKSSLDTASCSFPHFDLLLRDYPQFDQHALGLSPSEQFQNLNRQISQLERKSSNDFCEVMDKTVIVGQSPSHLASGLEYNKGEDCPSTVDCASDCGGKDDTNDQVHTVDAVRMVSEDYISKPRDLQNSMGVSGGVDEDEIRKLFTRLQALEADRESMRQSLLSLNIDKAELVLLKEIAQQMFKEGDTERRIVKKPPTVKRFSFISMIKSFFSFFWRPSQLRYTFGLSVGIVGLLMLLEKSILEKSINTRHGKHLLGRA, from the exons ATGCTCCATGTTCTCCCCGAAACCATGGAGTCCCAGGAACCTGCACCCTTACCCTTGGAAAGAGGAGAAGGAGGCGCAGAGGCAGGGAGCGGGACGTGTGCCTACGCCTGCCTTTGCTGCCGCTCTGCTTCTTCTCCCTCATTTTCATGGAGCCTGAGCATGAAGCGGAAGCTGGAGGGGATGGACGACGATGCCCCAGGCGACGACGAAGCCGGCGCAGGCGTGGCCAAGGTGGCGATGGAGATTGAAGTGGAGGCCCTACGTCAGGCCCTAATCAACCACCACCAGGCGGTCCAGAAACTACAGGTGGAGCTTGAGGAGGAGCGAAATGCTGCCGCTTCCTCTGCCACTGAGGCTATGTCAATGATCCTCCGCCTGCAGCGAGAGAAGGCTGAGAGTTTGATGGAGGCACGCCAGTTCAAGCGTTTTGCCGAGGGGAAGATGGCGCACAACCAGCAAGAGATCGCGGCTCTAGAGGATCTGCTATTCAAGCGAGACCAGGCCATCGAAGCCCTAAGCCGTGCGCTCCAGGCATACCGCCAGCGCCTTCACAGCCATGGCATCTATATCGATGGCGATGCGCCTCCTTCGCACGAAAAGAGTTCCCTCGACACGGCTTCCTGTTCATTCCCCCATTTCGACCTGCTTCTTCGCGATTATCCCCAATTTGATCAGCACGCCTTAGGTTTGAGTCCTTCTGAGCAATTCCAGAATCTGAACCGCCAAATCAGCCAGCTCGAACGGAAGTCAAGCAACGATTTTTGTGAAGTAATGGACAAGACGGTTATAGTGGGGCAGTCACCAAGCCACCTAGCTTCAGGCCTCGAGTACAATAAGGGAGAGGATTGCCCCTCCACAGTTGACTGTGCGTCAGATTGTGGTGGAAAAGATGATACGAATGACCAAGTGCATACGGTGGATGCTGTGCGCATGGTGAGTGAAGACTATATCAGCAAACCAAGGGATCTCCAAAACAGTATGGGTGTAAGTGGCGGCGTTGACGAAGACGAAATAAGGAAGCTTTTTACGCGGCTCCAGGCACTTGAGGCTGATCGAGAATCCATGAGGCAGTCCTTACTTTCCTTAAACATAGATAAGGCCGAGCTAGTGTTGTTGAAAGAAATTGCTCAACAAATGTTCAAGGAAGGTGATACAGAGAGAAGGATTGTGAAGAAACCACCTACTGTCAAGAGGTTTTCTTTCATTTCGATGATTAAG AGTTTCTTCTCATTTTTCTGGAGACCATCTCAATTACG ATACACCTTTGGGCTCTCCGTTGGTATTGTTGGCTTGTTGATGCTCTTAGAAAAATCTATCTTAGAGAAATCTATCAACACAAGGCATGGAAAGCATCTCCTTGGAAGAGCATAG